In Helianthus annuus cultivar XRQ/B chromosome 3, HanXRQr2.0-SUNRISE, whole genome shotgun sequence, a single window of DNA contains:
- the LOC110929526 gene encoding isoflavone reductase-like protein, whose translation MAEKSKILIIGGTGYIGKFIVEASANMGHPTFVLVRESTLSDPSKSSVIDCFKKAGVNIITGDLHDHERLITAIKQVDVVISAVGVSQTQLADQVKIIAAIKEAGNIKKFYPSEFGNDADRSHAVEPAKTLFATKAQVRRAIEAENIPYTYISSNCFAGYLLPTLAQSGVTAPPRDKVVSLGDGNAKAVFNEEHDIATYTIKTVDDPRTVNKSVYINPPGNIYSFNELVSLWEKKIGKTLEKVYLSEDQVLKNIEESPFPDSLIMSISHVVFVKGDQTNFEIEPSFRVEASELYPDVKYTTVDEYLSRFV comes from the exons ATGGCGGAGAAGAGTAAGATTCTGATCATCGGAGGAACCGGCTACATCGGTAAATTCATAGTCGAAGCCAGCGCTAACATGGGTCATCCTACTTTCGTCCTCGTTAGGGAATCCACGCTCTCCGATCCTTCCAAATCTTCAGTGATCGACTGTTTTAAGAAAGCCGGTGTTAATATCATCACT GGCGATTTGCATGATCACGAGAGGCTGATCACGGCGATAAAGCAGGTAGATGTGGTGATCTCGGCAGTAGGAGTGAGTCAAACACAACTTGCTGATCAAGTCAAAATCATTGCTGCCATAAAAGAAGCTGGTAATATCAAG AAATTTTATCCATCCGAGTTTGGAAACGATGCGGATCGTTCACACGCCGTGGAACCTGCCAAAACGTTATTCGCAACCAAGGCTCAGGTTCGCCGAGCCATTGAGGCTGAAAACATACCTTATACATATATAAGTTCCAACTGTTTTGCGGGTTATTTGCTTCCAACATTGGCTCAGTCTGGGGTCACCGCTCCCCCAAGGGACAAAGTCGTTAGCTTAGGTGATGGAAACGCGAAAG CTGTTTTCAATGAGGAACATGACATTGCAACCTACACCATTAAAACCGTTGATGACCCAAGAACCGTCAACAAAAGTGTCTACATAAATCCTCCGGGTAACATATACTCGTTCAACGAACTCGTGTCGTTGTGGGAGAAAAAGATTGGCAAAACATTGGAGAAGGTTTATCTATCTGAAGATCAAGTACTGAAAAACATAGAGG AATCTCCTTTTCCAGACAGCTTAATCATGTCAATCTCGCACGTGGTCTTTGTAAAGGGCGATCAAACAAACTTTGAGATTGAACCATCATTCAGAGTGGAGGCTTCGGAGCTTTATCCCGATGTTAAATATACTACAGTTGATGAGTATCTAAGTCGTTTCGTTTGA